One Ananas comosus cultivar F153 linkage group 1, ASM154086v1, whole genome shotgun sequence DNA window includes the following coding sequences:
- the LOC109712624 gene encoding DEAD-box ATP-dependent RNA helicase 21: protein MKRSVDDRERKAPGAGDAKPVFLSKDERARLALQRRQDEVAEQRRAALALLPPQPQSGADPKPPSSSDDPPSSHRDREKDKDRDRDRDRDRDRDRDRDRDRDRDRDRDRDRDRDRERDRDRERRRDREDDARSRERSRLEKQVEREHEKELEAIKEQYLGSKKPKKRVIKPSEKFRFSFDWENTEDTSRDMNALYQNPHEARLLFGRGFLAGIDRREQKKQAARHEKETREEIRRKEGVEKETPEEAAAQRRKEAAAELYDAFDMRVDRHWSEKRLEEMTERDWRIFREDFNISYKGSRIPRPMRNWAESKLSGELLKAVEKAGYKSPSPIQMAAIPLGLQQRDVIGIAETGSGKTAAFVLPMLMYITRLPPMSEENEAEGPYAVVMAPTRELAQQIEDETVKFAHFLGIKVVSIVGGQSIEEQGFKLRQGCEVVIATPGRLLDCLERRYAVLNQCNYVVLDEADRMIDMGFEPQVVGVLDAMPSSNLKPENEDEELDEKKIYRTTYMFSATMPPAVERLARKYLRNPVVVTIGTAGKATDLITQHVIMLKESEKMPRLQKILNDLGDKTAIVFCNTKKSADARAKDLDRLGYRVTTLHGGKSQEQREISLEGFRNKRFNVLVATDVAGRGIDIPDVAHVINYEMPNSIDMYTHRIGRTGRAGKTGVATTFLTLHDTEVFYDLKQMLVQSNSPVPPELARHEASKFKPGTIPDRPPRRNDTVFAH from the coding sequence ATGAAGCGTTCGGTAGACGATCGGGAGCGGAAGGCGCCAGGCGCCGGCGACGCGAAGCCAGTCTTCCTCTCCAAAGACGAGCGCGCGCGCCTCGCACTCCAGCGCCGCCAGGACGAGGTCGCCGAGCAGCGCCGcgccgccctcgccctcctTCCTCCCCAACCCCAGTCCGGCGCTGATCCCAAACCCCCTTCATCCTCCGACGATCCCCCCTCTTCCCACCGCGACCGCGAGAAGGATAAAGATCGCGATCGCGATCGCGACAGGGACAGGGACCGGGACAGAGATCGAGACCGAGATCGAGACCGGGATCGGGATCGGGATCGCGATCGCGATCGGGATCGAGAGCGCGACCGGGATCGGGAGCGCAGGCGAGACCGCGAAGACGACGCCCGCAGCCGTGAGCGCTCCCGCCTGGAGAAGCAGGTGGAGAGGGAGCACGAGAAGGAGCTAGAGGCCATCAAGGAGCAGTATCTGGGGTCCAAGAAGCCCAAGAAACGCGTGATCAAGCCGAGCGAGAAGTTCCGCTTCTCCTTCGACTGGGAGAACACCGAGGACACCTCGCGCGACATGAACGCCCTCTACCAGAATCCCCACGAGGCCCGCCTCCTCTTCGGCCGCGGCTTCCTCGCCGGCATTGACCGCCGCGAGCAGAAGAAGCAGGCCGCCCGCCACGAGAAGGAGACCCGCGAGGAGATTCGCCGCAAGGAGGGCGTCGAGAAGGAGACGCCCGAGGAGGCTGCCGCGCAGCGCAGGAAGGAGGCCGCCGCCGAGCTCTACGACGCCTTCGACATGCGGGTCGACCGCCACTGGTCCGAGAAGAGGCTCGAGGAGATGACGGAGCGCGACTGGCGCATCTTCAGGGAGGACTTTAACATCTCCTACAAGGGCTCGCGCATCCCGCGGCCGATGCGTAATTGGGCCGAGAGCAAGCTCAGCGGCGAGCTCCTCAAAGCTGTGGAGAAGGCTGGGTACAAGTCGCCTTCCCCTATTCAGATGGCTGCTATCCCGCTTGGCCTGCAGCAGCGAGATGTGATCGGGATTGCGGAAACCGGGTCCGGCAAAACTGCTGCTTTCGTCCTCCCCATGTTGATGTACATCACGAGGCTCCCCCCTATGAGCGAAGAGAACGAGGCCGAGGGGCCCTATGCTGTTGTCATGGCTCCGACCCGTGAGCTGGCACAGCAGATTGAGGATGAGACTGTAAAGTTTGCCCATTTCTTGGGCATTAAGGTGGTCTCTATAGTCGGCGGCCAGTCCATTGAGGAGCAGGGTTTCAAGCTGAGGCAGGGGTGCGAGGTCGTAATCGCCACTCCTGGGCGGCTCCTGGACTGCTTAGAGCGAAGGTATGCTGTTCTTAACCAGTGCAATTACGTAGTTCTTGATGAAGCCGACCGAATGATTGATATGGGTTTCGAGCCACAAGTTGTTGGGGTCTTGGATGCGATGCCTTCGAGCAATCTGAAGCCAGAGAATGAGGACGAGGAGCTCGATGAGAAGAAGATTTATAGGACCACTTACATGTTTAGTGCTACCATGCCTCCTGCTGTTGAGAGACTTGCTAGGAAGTACTTGAGGAACCCGGTAGTCGTGACTATCGGCACTGCTGGAAAGGCGACCGACCTTATCACTCAGCATGTTATCATGTTGAAGGAGTCGGAGAAGATGCCCAGGCTTCAGAAGATACTCAACGACCTTGGTGACAAGACCGCCATTGTCTTCTGCAACACAAAGAAGTCAGCAGATGCTCGAGCCAAGGACTTGGACAGATTGGGTTATAGGGTGACCACCCTTCACGGAGGGAAGTCGCAGGAGCAGCGTGAGATCAGCCTTGAGGGGTTCAGGAACAAGCGGTTCAATGTTCTTGTCGCGACTGATGTCGCAGGGCGTGGAATTGATATTCCAGATGTCGCCCATGTTATTAATTATGAGATGCCGAACTCGATCGATATGTACACGCATCGCATTGGACGGACGGGACGTGCCGGGAAGACGGGAGTGGCGACTACATTTTTGACGCTGCACGACACAGAAGTCTTCTATGATCTGAAACAGATGCTTGTACAGAGCAACAGTCCGGTGCCTCCCGAGCTTGCTAGACATGAAGCATCAAAGTTTAAACCGGGGACAATTCCTGATAGGCCTCCGAGGCGAAATGATACTGTTTTTGCACATTGA